DNA sequence from the Gouania willdenowi chromosome 21, fGouWil2.1, whole genome shotgun sequence genome:
agatttttGGCTCTcatagacctgtaacttcttctttaagaggctcctctgtcctccactcgttacctgtgttaatggcacctgtttgaactcgttatcagtataaaagacacctgtccacaacctcaaacagtcacactccaaactccacaatgaccaagaccaaagagctgtcaaaggacaccagaaacaaaagtgtagacctgcaccaggctgggaagactgaatctgcaataggtaagcagcttggtgtgaagaaatcaactgtgggagcaattattagaaaatggaagacttacaagaccactgataatctccaagtgaatgacctgcagagagctggcactaaagtaacaaaggctaccatcagtaacacagggactcaaatcctgcagtgccagacgtttCCCCCTGCTTAAGACAGTACATGTCTGGGCCCATCTGAAGTTTGCTacagagcatttggatgatccagaagaggattggacgaatgtcatatggtcagatgaaaccaaaatagaactttttggaaaaaacTCAACTCGTTGTGTTTGGAGGacaaagaacaccatacctactgtaaagcatgggggtggtaacatcatgctttggggctgtttctctgcaaagggaccaggacgactgatccgtgtaaaggaaagaatgaatggggcctggattagtggttagcacgtccgcctcacagcaagaaggtcctgggttcaagccctggggtggacttgggtcctttctgtgtggagtttgcatgttctccttgtgctgcgtgggtttcctccgggtactccggcttcctcccaccatccaaaaacatgactgtaaggttgattggagtctctaaattgcccataggagtgaatgagagagtgaatggttgtctgtgtctgtgttgccctgtgatggactggcgccctgtccagggtgtacccccacccagcgccctatgagagccggaaattggcaccggcagacccccgcgaccctgttaaaatgggaataagcgggtatgaaaatggatggatgaatggggccatgtatcgcgagattttgagtgaaaacctcccaTCAGCAAgagcattgaagatgaaacgtggctggatCTTTCAGCacaacaatgatcccaaacacacctcCCGGGCAATGAAGGAGTGGctttgtaagaagcatttcaaggtcctggagtggcctagccagtctccagatctcaaccccatagaaaatctttggagagAGTTGAAAGTTTGTGTTGTCCAgcaacagccccaaaacatcactgctctagagcaggggtgtccaatttcggtcctcgagggccactatccagcatgttttagatgtttccctcttccaacacacctgattcaaatgatcaactcctcatccagctctgcagaagcctgataacgatcctaatcatttgaatcaggtgtgttgaaagagggaaacatctaaaacatgctggattgtGGCCCTCAAGGACCAGAATTGGACACctctgcgtgtctgtgtgtgagacagtgatTTGCAGAGCAGAGATGGACGCGCAGCCagctttctcacacacacacacacacacacacacacacacacagctggagccttttttccatctccgctgtgttttctgtccacatttactgcagcaatgatctctgcgtgtatgtttgcacctgcttttcaGTCATACTATTAGAACTAGAACAATCACTGCagacagttccagatttcatgaaacACATTGCTCTacttgcattaatttatttgcatttcctcctcccatatttttgcaccccctactatgcatattcattagagggaaacgcgctaaatggattgggGGATCATTGGGAAAAGTAGAGGCGgcacactcctgattccctgggctttgtactccttattagcatgtggagtgatgtttgcacacgttttaattgCACTAAACATTTAGTGAATCTGTCCCTCAGTGTTATTTAACAGCAGCTGTGCTGCAACAATGTGGACCCACGCTGCAGCTGTTTGTGGTATTTTACAGCCCGAGAATTGGCCCTGAAGCAGGAGGAGGGGAGGACAGTGATGTACACAGCCATGGGAGGAGAGTGGAGGCCGTTTGGTTTCCCACGGCGACGAAGACCCCTCAGCTCTGTGGTGCTGGAGGAGGGCGTCGCTCAAAGGATTGTCGACGACGTGAAGGACTTCATTGGAAACCCCAAGTGGTACACAGATCGAGGTCAGAAATCTCAGGACATGCTGTCTTTCAGAATTTTGTCCTAATGTTGATGAATGCATGTTGTTTGAAGAAAAAACCTGGAGATTTTCAGCATCTTTTCAGATTCTTTTTTGTGGCTATATCCACAGGAAATCTACTAAAATGATATATTGAAGAATAATTGACTCTTAAGTTTAAACGGGTGTTACTggtgttgtgtttttctggatCAAAGCTGAGGATCAAATCTTACACTTTCATCCAACGTGTTATTTGCAAAGTTGCAGGATGTGTAGCAGATGATGTTGATAGGGGAACCAGGGCTGGACCATATGAACCAAAActtatatctcgatatttttttctcaaaatggcgatgtaTGATATAAATcccaatatttttaactcaataaagtcttaccaaaaaaacaattctggattaaatttgctgaagcaaaatgccacacaggcacaacAAACGGCtccacaatatgtgccacttttggctttttctcctctacgggacagcacgtgtgagtgagttctgtagtgtggcttgttttgaTGAAGGTTTGGGTGAGGACGAAATCagtgttttaatacaaaataagctatgaaataaaaacatattgttaAAGGCgacattgtaattttctatatcaccaaaatagaaatcttaatAAATTTTCaatgtcgatatattgcccatgTTAGAAcactgcacatgcacacatatcAGTAActctgcaattggtttaaaagtgtggagaaaatgcaagaagccatatgattggctgaaagcaaacaaacctgattggctgattaatctgtcaatcacttttatcagccaatggtgacgttcgttgacccgcgacgtcatggcagtctcaaaattcaccacacacatttctctcacaaatgtgcagatgtttcacagcacagacgcagtttgtaaatgcacattcagcaatttgcattatctgtggatttatattacaagtgtgcctcaaaataatatttgtgaagtcgagcgtgtgcatttcagaatttatattacaggtttgcataaaatatatatttgcgaaacagatcgtgtgcatttgtgaatctgaaatacaactgcgaaacaaagcatgtgcattcgtgaaaaaccctgcaagagttcattcattatgatactgttctgattccatatgTAACTGGTTCTCTGCAGGTATTCCCTACAGAAGAGGATATTTGCTCTATGGTCCTCCAGGATGTGGAAAGAGCAGCTTTATGTGAGTCTGGACTTCCTGTCCTTTCTGAttcttttctgtcattcttcACGTGGAGAATCATTCCCACTCTTTTGCCTGTTCTGTTTCAGAACGGCGTTGGCAGGTGAGCTGGGCTACAGCATCTGTCTGCTGAGTCTCAGCGACCGCACGCTATCAGACGACCGTCTGAACCACCTCCTGAGTGTGGCCCCACAGCAGAGCATCATTCTGCTGGAGGACGTAGATGCAGCTTTCGTCAGCCGAGAGCTGCTTCCCACTGAGAGTGAGTAGAAGGAGGATCATTGGTGCTTTGATGATTACTGATGGTATTTGGACCAATGAGCTGTGCTTTATTTGATCTCAGACCCTCTGGCCTATCAAGGGATGGGACGATTGACCTTCAGTGGACTGCTGAACTCTCTGGATGGGGTGGCCTCATCTGAGGCTAGAATAGTTTTTATGACCACCAACTTCATAGACAGGTAAGGCTGTACGCAGGGTAGGGGtgatttacattttaatcttatttattggtttatttaacagggacagtgaACATTAATATCCATACagaaaatgtaccagatttagccagaaggttatttttttatctgtagtccctggacagaatgttcaaatgtcaccctaaaagaatacaaattacaggaaatattcaataaaatatacagtgaaaaatgtaactacATAATGACATATCACACTTCCATTCacatattataaaaataaaaaataaaataagaaaataaacagaGACAATCATCAGATTAAAACATAcaagttcataaaataaaatgttaaaaagtcaCCAAGAGGCACACACAGTCAGGGTAGCCACAGGTTAGTGTTGGCATGACTGATTAGAGATGAGACAGTGTTTGAGGtgtgatttaaattaaattaaattaaagggcACATatatgcaatttttcacccCTCTCCATttcttctaagaaccccaaaaacatagtatttgaggtttattttcccaaactcaagTGGACTACTTGTGCGTATTCATGAATGGGCATATCAGACGCTCACTCGCTCTTCTACGAGGGAAATCAGTGATCAACAAAGCCATTTTATTtgtgctatccacacactgttgactgcacattacagtaaaacacatggatattaagCGGCTATCATTATTGTGAGTCCGGCTCATCGCTTAGGGTCTCGCAGCAGCAGTCATTTGAACTCTCAGGAGTGTGAGGCTGCTAAGTCACTtgctttttctcctctgctcttctaactacaggaatagtgcatttaaggtgatagtcatttgttttctccaaccgctgcatcgcattgtttcacaaacacgtcagacaAGCGATACGAGGAGATATAACAGGTTCGACAATGCGCCGAACCACGAGATGTGCTGGAAACCATAAGAGCAGAATACACCTctgcatgaacaaatagtgcttaCAGTACAGTGTATGTTCACCGTGGAGACGCGGGACCAGCAGCAGGAAAGTTCTGTAGTTAGTTTTGCCgtagccatcactccttcgctagcgagaaaaacaatttcacttgtgatgtcacaaatgtgGAACATTTGAAATGGAgcatttttctttgtgttgtaagacttacacagaccacaaacaaaccactagatggatttatttcatattttgtgtcttcaattatgtcttcaattatctctgttcatttacaactcaattacaattacgttgacCTGCATTTTCCCCTACTACTATTATTTTTcctctcaattacaattactttctcaattactcgtgttcaattacagtgaatcacatttactgagcctttaataaataatctcaTATAACttgaccttcctcttgtgttagctttctgttagcatctcttatggtaAGGGGGCAGTTTTGATCCAAGTCATAgagcagctgtaaaatacactataaaaTATTATcgatcatctaatttgttttttatctctttGTTACCTTGTCGGGgatcctaatcaatgaaaatattggtaataatgtttttggtgttggcATATGGTCTGTATACcccttgtattttattttgtaaattggtgaaatgatcctcaagagaaccaACAAGTAAACttgatattttaataattgttaactacgtatgtgtaagccataaaactgtaacatgcttccccagtttagcacttaattacaatttttatagaatgtgcatcccaattacaaagtcaaatattaaagtaaattacatcataattgtacttaattaccaattacgcaggttttttttctcaactttggggttgcctgaaatgtttagtaataataaaataaaatgtaaatactgattaaaattatatttaaaacatttttttaaactgtgtttatttttatttatgtatttatttattttgcacaattaaaaaataaacattacataatatcacagaaataaatAGATGCTCAAagatatttaataattattattctttttcaaattaaaacactacacacaatgTCAGACAACTGTATATCTAtaatttcactttctcaaatctaaatctagttcaaataagatgcagtataaaaatatctgagcttgctcatattgtcactttgtgctttAATCCTggcaactctgtatttgtaacacagtgtaACAAACATGAGCAAAGAAATAAGTTTAGAGAAGAAAAAGTCTCTGTGGTCACCAGAAATTAGTGATAGAAAAATGGGATCacgacaagaaaaaggttggaaacctctTTTGTTAAGGAATGTAGAAACCTACAGCACTGTCAGAGCAATGgtttattaaatatttgatGCAAATGTACACAGAGTGATTGCAGATCAACACAAGGTCAGGAATGGTCTCCctaaggtcaaaggtcaaagtgACCAGTGTCAGCAGAAGCTCACAGTTTATTTATGAAGTCTATTTGTTTAAATCCTGCATGTAAATCTTCAATAGAGATCTTTAATGTCAGACCTGAAACCAATCATGTTTAACATTGTTTGTGATCAAATCAGGGTTTATtggattaaaaaacaacaatgtatTACTATATTTTAAAGGTAGAGCATACAAACATAAATCCATTTGTGTatgcaaacacaaaaacaacttgtAATTGTGTTTACAGTGTCGTACCAAACagcattaaattgtatttttaaacttgctttttcttattttcaaatTGAATCAATGATATTTCAAGCATATGATTTCAATGGTCTTGATGTGAATTctgttgtatttgtttatttttttagtgtttctGTGAATAGATTTGACAACTTGCTGACTTTGTCTTGGTATTCCAATTTAGAAAATGTAACTCATACAAACATGAACATGCATTTGTGGTTATTGTGTTATTATCCCCAAGAATATATCAAAAGTACTGCACAGGTGTTGGGTGTTTGgatgattgtattttttatttttgtcattttctttagacaaaaaaaacaacaggatgAGGTAGAATTTAAGAGTTCAGGGTTCAGTTTCTCTGTCTGTTTGTCCTTTACACATTACACTATTATAATATTGTGCTgttaaaacacaattaaaggaacttgctttttttatttgaatattttggACATTTCTAATGCAATGACAGATTTATTTCAGtgacatgttgtgtttttgaattaGAGTTGTGCATGTTGACAATAACATGTGGTCCTTTCTGTAATCTGTGGCCACAGATTAGACCCAGCACTGATCCGGCCAGGCCGCGTGGACCTGAAGCAGTACATCGGCCACTGCAGCCACTGGCAGCTCTCCCACATGT
Encoded proteins:
- the LOC114455267 gene encoding mitochondrial chaperone BCS1 gives rise to the protein MPLSDFLDGLKDNPYFGAGFGLVGIGTALALARKSAQVGMIFFRRHYMTTLEVPSRDKSYTWLLSWITKHARHTQHLSVETSYLAHESGRVHTQFDFHPSPGNHIIWYGKKWIRVERTREKQMVDLHTGTPWESVTFTALGRDRQIFFNILQEARELALKQEEGRTVMYTAMGGEWRPFGFPRRRRPLSSVVLEEGVAQRIVDDVKDFIGNPKWYTDRGIPYRRGYLLYGPPGCGKSSFITALAGELGYSICLLSLSDRTLSDDRLNHLLSVAPQQSIILLEDVDAAFVSRELLPTENPLAYQGMGRLTFSGLLNSLDGVASSEARIVFMTTNFIDRLDPALIRPGRVDLKQYIGHCSHWQLSHMFQRFYPEESPSEAQLFAERALAAHSEISAAQVQGHLLLHKLDPVGSIKNVGEMKS